A region from the Lycium barbarum isolate Lr01 chromosome 8, ASM1917538v2, whole genome shotgun sequence genome encodes:
- the LOC132606196 gene encoding uncharacterized protein LOC132606196 isoform X2 — translation MFKKAVDAKSHQRLSGADRKKLRRTIRDRFSNASDSLLDLLLPPKAELAVSKYPNRVLVYGLEGDCPLFFDPDGRGRDIFPTVYALWRVPELLPAFVLKGGEVSRFMLGGADLMFPGISIPSEGFPSFSAGEPWAVKVPGNPAAIAVGTTTMSSTEALKADLRGKALKICHYYRDTLWESAENCHVPNAGFLEDVVFEDPALSMSSRASDSSEIDPSVDPGNVTNNEDMGEVIDAEAASSGFGHPSTKQSDGADEVVQLTSDLSELKVAESPVDESNTEGQHSLSVEEVDALLDKCLLQALHTTIKEKDLPIPGSTFWSSHVLPCRPPGIILDIKKSSHKKLSKWLQAKASGGLISVKEDKHKKEVILFSVNRNHPDYLSYKPEKKKVDKPGPSTNNASGEEQLQKTLEVFEVYKPSVHVNPIFASVGAETSRLYTASEASEIVFQYVEKENLVKPSNKSSVTLDATLCDALFKGAIKKGSTYPTEIHKKDLGQTFIGRMQAHHCVIRGNDRVVRKGALKPVQIMTERRQGNKKMTKLSGVESFLLDAEALASELQKKFACSTTVAELPGKKGQEVLVQGGVIDDLARYLVEHYGVPKRYIEVLDKTKR, via the exons ATGTTCAAGAAGGCAGTGGACGCCAAGTCCCACCAGCGGCTTTCTGGGGCGGACAGGAAGAAGCTCCGTCGCACTATCAGAGACCGTTTCTCTAACGCCTCTGATTCCCTTCTCGACCTTCTACTTCCTCCTAAG GCAGAGTTAGCTGTTTCCAAATATCCTAATCGTGTACTCGTTTATGGCTTGGAGGGCGATTGTCCCCTCTTTTTTGACCCAGATGGTCGAGGTCGTGATATATTCCCTACAG TTTATGCTCTGTGGAGAGTCCCAGAACTTTTGCCTGCTTTTGTGCTGAAAGGGGGTGAAGTTTCTCGTTTTATGCTCGGAGGGGCAGATTTAATGTTCCCTGGCATCAGTATACCTTCTGAAGGGTTTCCCTCATTTTCTGCTGGGGAGCCATGGGCAGTGAAGGTTCCTGGAAACCCTGCAGCAATAGCT GTGGGAACAACTACCATGAGTAGCACAGAAGCTTTAAAAGCTGATCTACGTGGAAAGGCCTTGAAAATATGTCATTACTATCGAGACACCCTTTG GGAATCTGCTGAAAATTGTCATGTACCAAATGCTGGTTTTCTAGAAGACGTCGTGTTTGAAGATCCTGCTCTGTCCATGAGTAGTAGGGCATCTGATTCAAGTGAAATTGATCCTTCAGTTGACCCAGGAAATGTGACTAACAATGAAGATATGGGAGAAGTGATTGATGCTGAAGCAGCTTCATCAGGTTTTGGTCATCCGTCTACTAAACAGAGTGATGGAGCAGATGAAGTTGTGCAGCTTACGAGTGATCTAAGCGAGTTGAAGGTTGCAGAAAGTCCTGTAGATGAATCAAATACTGAGGGACAACATTCCTTGTCTGTTGAAGAGGTAGATGCACTCTTGGACAAATGCCTTCTACAAGCACTACATACGACAATTAAGGAGAAAGACCTGCCCATCCCTGGAAGTACATTTTG GTCAAGTCACGTGCTACCTTGTAGGCCTCCAGGCATAATACTCGACATAAAGAAGTCATCTCACAAGAAATTGTCCAAGTGGCTACAGGCTAAAGCCTCTGGTGGATTG ATCTCAGTGAAAGAAGATAAACATAAGAAAGAGGTGATTCTGTTCTCTGTTAATCGAAATCATCCAGACTATTTGTCCTACAAGCCAGAAAAGAAAAAAGTGGACAAGCCTGGCCCCTCAACAAATAATGCTTCTGGTGAAGAACAGCTGCAGAAGACACTGGAAGTTTTTGAAGTTTATAAACCAAGCGTGCATGTAAATCCTATTTTTGCTTCTGTTGGTGCTGAAACTAGTAGACTTTACACTGCATCTGAAGCCTCTGAAATAGTGTTCCAGTATGTTGAGAAAGAAAATCTTGTCAAGCCATCGAATAAGTCCAGTGTGACATTAGATGCAACTCTATGTGATGCTTTATTTAAGGGAGCCATAAAAAAGGGATCAACTTATCCAACTGAAATTCATAAGAAGGATTTGGGGCAAACTTTCATTGGTAGGATGCAAGCACATCATTGCGTGATTAGGGGAAACGATAGAGTTGTTCGCAAAGGTGCCTTGAAACCAGTCCAGATAATGACAGAACGGAGGCAAGGAAATAAGAAAATGACTAAACTTTCTGGAGTGGAGTCATTTCTGTTGGATGCAGAGGCTTTGGCTTCAGAGTTGCAGAAGAAGTTTGCCTGTAGTACAACTGTGGCAGAACTTCCAG